One part of the Bacteroidia bacterium genome encodes these proteins:
- a CDS encoding response regulator, translating to MERFNCLMFVDDNYMTNYYHKEILMEADLADKLLFFDNPSDALEYLEKKAPKDYVKPDIIFLDIHMPEMSGWEFVDAYQKKVKDEEPEIVILSDSLNPLDPERARKNPRIKSFRYKPLSIEYLLELTGEFELKRN from the coding sequence ATGGAGAGATTTAACTGTTTGATGTTTGTAGATGATAATTACATGACCAATTATTATCACAAAGAAATCTTGATGGAAGCGGACCTTGCTGACAAGCTTTTGTTCTTTGATAATCCGAGTGATGCACTCGAATATCTTGAGAAAAAAGCACCTAAGGACTATGTAAAGCCGGATATCATCTTTCTGGATATTCACATGCCTGAGATGAGCGGATGGGAATTTGTAGATGCTTATCAGAAAAAAGTGAAAGATGAAGAACCGGAGATCGTGATTCTCTCAGATTCCCTCAATCCCCTGGATCCGGAGCGGGCAAGAAAGAATCCCCGTATCAAAAGCTTTAGATACAAACCTCTTTCGATAGAGTATCTACTGGAGCTTACGGGAGAATTTGAATTGAAAAGGAACTAA
- a CDS encoding CofH family radical SAM protein: MNSSDLLKKALDFEFLTEEEGIHLHHHASTEELMYVANEMRKVHKKDTLGIVSWQIDRNVNTTNVCVANCKFCNFFVPPTDKFKDKAYITDDETYKRKAEETFALGGDQFLLQGGHHPKLGIEFYEETFFKLKDWFPKLRLHALGPPEIVHIAELSGLSYKQTLERLMESGMDSMPGAGAEILDDRVRRIISNGKCSGEEWLEVMRVAHQLGLTTSATMMFGHIETIEERFDHLVRIRAVQEQRPEGENGFKAFIPWPYQDDGTLLNRVKGVKNTVGADEYVRMIALSRIMLPNIENIQASWLTVGPEVAQVCLHGGANDLGSIMIEENVVSAAGAPYRLSAEEIQRVILEAGFSPKLRNQLYEFRDIPSPLEGKILQPA; this comes from the coding sequence ATGAATAGTTCTGATTTATTAAAGAAAGCCCTGGACTTCGAATTTCTCACAGAAGAAGAAGGAATTCATCTCCATCATCATGCCAGTACAGAAGAATTGATGTATGTGGCAAATGAAATGAGGAAAGTCCATAAAAAGGATACCCTCGGCATCGTTAGCTGGCAGATCGACCGCAATGTCAACACAACCAATGTGTGTGTAGCCAATTGTAAGTTCTGCAATTTCTTTGTCCCACCAACGGATAAGTTTAAAGACAAAGCCTATATCACGGACGATGAAACCTATAAGCGGAAAGCTGAGGAAACCTTTGCTTTGGGGGGAGATCAGTTTCTCTTGCAAGGAGGGCATCATCCGAAATTAGGGATTGAATTTTACGAAGAAACCTTTTTCAAACTCAAGGACTGGTTCCCAAAATTGCGGCTTCATGCCTTGGGGCCACCAGAAATCGTACATATCGCCGAATTGTCTGGCCTGAGCTATAAGCAAACCCTGGAGAGATTGATGGAATCAGGTATGGATAGTATGCCTGGAGCAGGTGCTGAGATTCTGGATGATAGAGTAAGGCGCATTATCTCAAATGGTAAGTGTTCCGGAGAAGAATGGCTGGAAGTCATGCGCGTAGCTCATCAATTGGGATTGACTACCAGTGCGACTATGATGTTTGGTCATATAGAAACGATAGAAGAGAGATTTGATCACCTGGTCCGTATCAGGGCTGTTCAGGAGCAAAGACCTGAGGGCGAAAATGGATTCAAAGCCTTCATTCCCTGGCCGTATCAGGATGATGGAACTTTATTGAATCGGGTAAAAGGAGTAAAAAATACGGTAGGTGCAGATGAATATGTGCGCATGATCGCGCTCAGTCGCATCATGCTCCCCAATATTGAGAATATTCAGGCCTCCTGGCTGACTGTGGGACCTGAAGTGGCTCAGGTGTGTTTACATGGAGGAGCCAATGATTTGGGTTCTATAATGATTGAGGAAAATGTGGTATCTGCAGCTGGTGCTCCTTATCGATTGAGTGCCGAAGAAATTCAAAGAGTGATCCTGGAAGCTGGCTTTAGCCCAAAGCTCAGAAACCAGCTTTATGAGTTCAGAGATATCCCAAGTCCCCTTGAAGGGAAAATCCTGCAACCCGCTTAA
- a CDS encoding PKD domain-containing protein: MQDISTQDRIDQIFAQIKAQEAAKKEKYLVATFISISAIVFLFVSFVVITNKPDPIDMRTEMVVTSTPSLDQEDEFFSEEGIQEKKNETEKINVVDFQKEEEIIVPPYNDAIKLEIKGDQLSESELKFEILNYDPSFIYRVDFGNGEGKIVKESFSYKYEKGGSYNLRVTAYGKNNQKKKYNIQLDINPWENALNMLLKAPKSLA; the protein is encoded by the coding sequence ATGCAAGACATCAGTACCCAAGACAGAATTGACCAAATCTTTGCCCAGATTAAAGCACAAGAGGCTGCTAAAAAAGAAAAATACCTGGTCGCTACATTTATCAGTATTTCAGCTATTGTATTCCTTTTCGTTTCATTTGTAGTCATCACGAATAAGCCTGATCCTATAGATATGCGGACTGAAATGGTGGTTACTTCCACTCCCTCCCTCGATCAGGAAGATGAGTTTTTCTCAGAAGAAGGAATTCAGGAGAAAAAAAATGAAACGGAAAAAATCAATGTTGTAGACTTTCAGAAGGAAGAAGAAATCATCGTGCCTCCCTATAATGATGCGATCAAATTAGAAATCAAGGGAGATCAATTGAGCGAATCAGAGCTCAAGTTCGAGATTCTCAATTATGACCCCAGCTTCATATATAGAGTAGACTTTGGAAATGGGGAAGGAAAAATTGTAAAAGAATCTTTTAGCTATAAGTACGAAAAAGGAGGCTCCTACAATCTTCGGGTAACTGCTTACGGAAAGAACAATCAGAAAAAGAAATATAATATACAGTTGGATATCAATCCCTGGGAGAATGCTTTGAACATGCTGTTGAAGGCACCCAAAAGTTTAGCTTAG
- a CDS encoding S8 family serine peptidase: MRNLFYLYCMLALCTTDMFAQQTERWIVSAGDSILNYSFGGTRIKQILPNQRWEVWEITSEEKQHILSLGAHVIRLTEPDMRFFATGLPNDPLLDDQWFHDNKGQSGGTVDIDIESERAWELETGDGSAIIGVLDSGIDWNHPDLKDNIWQNLAEDFDNDGSVLEWNGSRWIFDPDDENGIDDDGNGYVDDFIGWDFVNGDNDPMDDHESGHGTHVAGLIAARGDNGIGVSGVAWNARLMGLKILNETGGGYASDAIAALDYAFNMGAQLSNNSWGGGLASQLLDAKITEAGQAGHTFVAAAGNNFGNNNDAAPLYPASYPHENIISVAASDHHDEPASFSNIGANSVDLFAPGVGMLSTLPNDSYGYYSGTSMAAPVVTGALALLISQQQNLNPQAIKDRLFQSLDPVSSFSMLCKSGGRLNVYKLLHSNCDAIAYFSLENSYLCKDEDINIPNLSSNAQGYKWYVDGELESTQENPEIELPDNEGNVEIMLEAEGTNCTDSYTIIAELQPDPHLPDMDTVHCGPFVMMEAPLQSPLYSYFWYDRYYNLIGVGESQMIDVQGWYKLRIEYGCGERDSEWFFVSLNQGCVWPGDANADGEVNMTDYLLTGLTDTETGPARPWPSTDWEAQSATPWYGNFPGLNPLGNQVNFMHADADGDGQIEIVDDSEIIRKNYSKQIFPEQTAQGQADIFLNMGSQVTIVGDTTDFTVDLDNIPSYLIEDVAGIAVRLEYDMPLSQPLIFDFSDTWFGDATETDSFIVHNEGNRQVDVGLFRKGGFSQQIAGTFLKGKIIVVIDDIGNYGEFAEQAFFSISITGATIIKTDGTLLPLNQISSVSSVATKTLTIEIPAEARHMHPLDEFGINVFPNPGAEKLKIELKEASEEFVEVEIYGLDARVHWKHKKELFYSKDYFIFDLPELIPGYYWVKFRDEKQQYLKTIVIE; this comes from the coding sequence ATGCGAAATCTATTCTATCTGTATTGCATGCTTGCTCTATGCACCACCGATATGTTTGCACAGCAAACTGAAAGATGGATCGTGTCGGCAGGCGATAGCATATTGAACTATTCATTCGGGGGGACACGGATAAAGCAGATCTTACCCAATCAGAGATGGGAGGTTTGGGAAATCACCTCCGAAGAAAAGCAACATATACTTTCGCTAGGTGCTCACGTCATTAGGTTGACGGAGCCCGACATGCGTTTCTTTGCCACCGGATTACCTAATGATCCTTTGCTGGATGATCAGTGGTTTCATGACAATAAAGGTCAAAGCGGCGGTACCGTCGATATTGACATCGAATCAGAACGTGCCTGGGAACTGGAAACAGGAGATGGCAGTGCCATTATTGGCGTTCTGGATAGCGGGATTGATTGGAATCATCCCGACCTGAAGGATAATATATGGCAAAACCTGGCCGAAGATTTCGACAATGACGGTAGTGTATTAGAATGGAATGGCAGTCGCTGGATCTTTGATCCGGACGATGAGAATGGGATTGATGATGATGGAAATGGCTATGTCGATGATTTTATTGGCTGGGATTTCGTAAACGGTGACAATGATCCTATGGACGATCATGAATCCGGACATGGAACTCATGTGGCCGGTTTGATTGCTGCCAGAGGAGATAATGGCATAGGAGTTAGCGGAGTAGCCTGGAATGCCCGTTTGATGGGTCTGAAAATTCTGAATGAAACAGGCGGAGGATATGCTTCTGATGCGATAGCAGCTCTGGATTACGCATTCAATATGGGTGCACAACTCAGCAACAATAGCTGGGGAGGTGGCCTGGCCAGTCAACTGCTGGATGCCAAGATCACCGAAGCCGGACAAGCTGGACATACCTTTGTAGCAGCAGCCGGGAATAATTTCGGAAATAACAATGATGCTGCCCCCCTTTATCCAGCCTCTTATCCGCATGAGAATATTATTTCTGTAGCAGCTAGTGATCATCATGATGAACCGGCCAGCTTCTCAAACATTGGTGCCAATTCGGTAGACCTCTTCGCCCCTGGTGTAGGTATGCTCAGCACTTTGCCCAATGATTCATATGGATATTATAGTGGAACTTCTATGGCCGCTCCTGTTGTTACAGGTGCGTTAGCCTTACTCATATCTCAACAACAAAATCTGAATCCACAAGCGATCAAGGACAGATTGTTCCAATCACTGGATCCTGTTTCTTCATTCTCTATGCTTTGCAAAAGTGGGGGAAGGCTCAATGTCTATAAGTTGTTGCACAGCAATTGTGATGCAATCGCTTATTTCAGCCTGGAAAACTCATACCTCTGTAAAGATGAAGACATCAACATCCCCAATCTATCCAGCAACGCACAAGGATATAAATGGTATGTGGATGGAGAATTGGAATCAACCCAGGAAAATCCTGAAATCGAATTGCCAGATAATGAAGGCAATGTAGAGATCATGCTGGAAGCTGAAGGCACGAATTGTACTGATAGCTATACCATTATTGCGGAACTTCAACCAGATCCTCATCTGCCTGATATGGATACCGTTCACTGTGGACCTTTCGTAATGATGGAAGCTCCCCTCCAATCTCCTCTATATAGCTATTTCTGGTATGATCGCTACTATAATCTCATAGGTGTGGGAGAATCTCAGATGATTGATGTACAGGGCTGGTACAAATTACGCATTGAATATGGATGCGGAGAACGAGATAGCGAGTGGTTTTTTGTGAGCCTCAACCAAGGCTGTGTTTGGCCGGGAGATGCCAATGCAGACGGCGAGGTAAATATGACAGATTATCTTCTGACTGGACTTACAGATACAGAAACAGGACCTGCAAGACCCTGGCCTTCGACCGATTGGGAAGCCCAAAGCGCAACCCCCTGGTACGGAAATTTCCCGGGCCTAAATCCCCTGGGCAATCAGGTAAATTTCATGCATGCAGATGCAGATGGAGATGGCCAGATCGAAATAGTTGATGATTCAGAAATCATTCGCAAAAACTATAGCAAACAGATTTTCCCGGAACAAACGGCCCAGGGACAGGCTGATATTTTCCTGAATATGGGATCTCAGGTAACAATAGTAGGAGACACAACCGACTTTACCGTGGATCTGGACAATATCCCTTCCTACCTAATCGAAGATGTAGCAGGGATCGCTGTGAGACTGGAATATGATATGCCATTGAGCCAACCTCTAATATTTGATTTTAGTGATACCTGGTTTGGGGATGCGACAGAAACGGATTCCTTTATCGTCCACAATGAAGGAAATAGGCAGGTAGATGTAGGCCTATTTAGAAAAGGAGGTTTCTCCCAACAAATTGCCGGAACCTTCCTGAAAGGAAAAATTATAGTGGTTATTGATGATATCGGAAACTATGGAGAATTTGCTGAACAGGCATTCTTTTCTATAAGCATTACGGGTGCGACCATCATAAAAACAGATGGCACGCTGCTCCCGCTAAATCAGATCAGTTCTGTTTCCTCAGTAGCGACAAAAACCCTGACCATTGAAATTCCAGCAGAGGCCCGACATATGCATCCCCTGGACGAATTTGGCATCAATGTTTTTCCAAATCCTGGTGCAGAAAAATTAAAAATTGAACTAAAGGAAGCTTCAGAAGAATTTGTAGAAGTAGAAATCTACGGATTGGACGCACGTGTTCACTGGAAGCACAAAAAAGAGCTTTTTTATTCTAAGGATTACTTTATTTTCGACCTCCCTGAGCTGATCCCCGGCTATTATTGGGTAAAATTCAGGGACGAAAAACAACAATATTTAAAAACAATTGTCATCGAATGA